CCAATTATGACCGAAAATATGATAAAAATTCAAAAGGAATTTTTCGGAAATCCAAAGGTAGGCATTGCGTCTTTTTCCATAGACCCCGAACACGACTCCGCTGCGATCTTAAAAGAATATGCCGAAAATAAAGGAATAACTAAGCCACAGTGGCATTTGTTAACGGGTGATAAAGAAAAGATTTTTAAATTGGCAAACGAAGGGTTTAACCTCTATGTTGGCGACGCTCCCGAAGTTGAAGGTGGTTTTGAGCATTCGGGCTATTTTGCACTCATTGATCAAGATGGAAATATCCGCTCTAGAATAGACGAACACGGCAACCCAATTATTTACTACGATGGGTTAGACGACAAGAACATTCAAATGCTAAAAGAAGATATTAAAAAACTATTGTAAGCCATGCAATCTTCTCCGCAAACCCCTAAAACTTACAATGTGTGGATATGGATACTCTCCATTGCTATTCCGGTGGCAGTGGCGGTTTTATTCACCGTAAAAATTCCGGGAGTAGAGCGTTTGGGTTTTTTACCACCCATTTACGCAAGCATTAATGCACTTACCGCAGTTATATTAATTACCGCCGTTTTTCAAATTAGAAAGGGAAATAGGAAACTGCACGAACGCCTTATGAAAACTGCGATTGTGTTTTCGGCATTATTTTTAATAATGTATATGGCGTATCATATGACCTCAGATTCAACGCCCTTTGGTGGGGAAGGTTTTATTAAATATGTATATTATTTTATACTTTTAACACATATTTTGCTGTCTATTATCGTTATCCCTTTTGTACTGATAACCTTTGTGAGGGGCGTTACAGGACAGTTTTATAAACATAGAAAAATTGCGCGAATTACATTCCCGCTTTGGTTGTATGTTGCAGTTTCCGGCGTTGTTGTTTACCTATTGATTTCGCCTTATTATTAAATAGAAAAATACAACGGGTGAATTTTTTTCACCTATAATTTTTCAGAATTTGTTTTAACATGAATACAAAAATTCTTCTCATAATATTAGTTGCCTTTCTGCTTATTGCAACTCCTGCCGAAGCTCAATGCGCCATGTGTCGCGCAGTTTTGGAAAGTGAAGAAGGCGGTCAAGCAGCAAAAGGTATTAACAACGGCATAGTTTATCTAATGATTTTTCCGTATTTGTTGGTGGCCGGTATTGGTTACGCAATTTACCGAAGCCGCAAAAAAGCCCGCGCAGAAAATACACTCTAGATTTTTAAAAGAATTTGTAACACTTTCCCACAAATTGAGTCTTATAAAAAACTGGTATTACTTTATTTTTAAGTCTTAACAAGAATTTCACATTTGGGAGAGGATTCCCTTGTAATTTGCAAATCAACAATTTTCAGAATGATAGAGATTAAAAATCTGCACAAATCGTATCACATGGGCAAAAATTCGCTTCATGTTTTAAAAGGAATAAATTTCTCGGTTTCTGAAGGCGAAATGGTTTCCATTATGGGGTCTTCCGGCTCGGGAAAATCAACCTTGCTAAATATACTTGGTATTTTAGATGAAGCAGATGAGGGAACTTACAATTTAGACGGCACGCTTATTAAAAATTTAAATGAAAAAGTAGCCGCCCGATATCGTAATAAATTTCTTGGTTTTATATTTCAATCTTTTAATCTTATAAATTATAAATCTGCCATAGAAAATGTGGCGATGCCGCTATACTATCAAGGTGTAAAACGAAATATTCGAATAGAAAAAGCTATGCATTACTTAGAAAAAGTGGGCTTGGCAGATTGGGCTGCGCACCTTCCCAACGAACTTTCTGGAGGACAAAAGCAACGAGTGGCAATTGCGCGAGCCC
This region of Aequorivita marisscotiae genomic DNA includes:
- a CDS encoding SCO family protein, which codes for MNKNYSYIGISFIILVFGIWAVPKIVKTISEPDLATIGTVPSFNFTDQNGKEITNNTYKDKVYVVEFFFTTCPSICPIMTENMIKIQKEFFGNPKVGIASFSIDPEHDSAAILKEYAENKGITKPQWHLLTGDKEKIFKLANEGFNLYVGDAPEVEGGFEHSGYFALIDQDGNIRSRIDEHGNPIIYYDGLDDKNIQMLKEDIKKLL
- a CDS encoding DUF420 domain-containing protein; amino-acid sequence: MQSSPQTPKTYNVWIWILSIAIPVAVAVLFTVKIPGVERLGFLPPIYASINALTAVILITAVFQIRKGNRKLHERLMKTAIVFSALFLIMYMAYHMTSDSTPFGGEGFIKYVYYFILLTHILLSIIVIPFVLITFVRGVTGQFYKHRKIARITFPLWLYVAVSGVVVYLLISPYY
- a CDS encoding ABC transporter ATP-binding protein, translating into MIEIKNLHKSYHMGKNSLHVLKGINFSVSEGEMVSIMGSSGSGKSTLLNILGILDEADEGTYNLDGTLIKNLNEKVAARYRNKFLGFIFQSFNLINYKSAIENVAMPLYYQGVKRNIRIEKAMHYLEKVGLADWAAHLPNELSGGQKQRVAIARALASDPKVLLADEPTGALDTKTSYEVMELIQGINDEGKTILIVTHEEDIAHMTKRIVNLKDGLIIDDSVVNQVRAKSEVYV